One window of Nymphaea colorata isolate Beijing-Zhang1983 chromosome 1, ASM883128v2, whole genome shotgun sequence genomic DNA carries:
- the LOC126409720 gene encoding UDP-glycosyltransferase 72B3-like: protein MPNSKSCCPKHLIKERVRDPFFCQSCALRDSQVSSPPTQSMKILHNREEPHVVMVPSAGIGHLNPMIELAKTLLSCHSLTVSFFTVSGQFPASSITNLSELSNNINCISLPAVDTSDLPTNGKVLTAISTIMRRSVQRLRDLLPKIQPITAFILDVFCTDLLDVAAELEIPAYILFTSNATALSLFLHTPILHEDIVGEYKHLKDEVKLPGCLPFRGTELVDPMLDRPSGC from the coding sequence ATGCCGAATTCGAAATCTTGCTGCCCCAAGCACCTAATAAAGGAGAGAGTTCGCGACCCTTTCTTCTGCCAAAGTTGCGCACTTCGAGACAGTCAGGTTTCGTCTCCACCCACCCAAAGCATGAAGATCCTACACAACAGGGAGGAGCCCCACGTCGTCATGGTCCCGAGCGCCGGCATCGGTCATCTCAACCCCATGATAGAGCTCGCTAAAACCCTTCTCTCTTGCCACTCTCTCACCGTTTCCTTCTTCACGGTCTCCGGCCAGTTCCCCGCTTCTTCCATCACCAACCTGTCCGAGCTTTCCAACAATATCAACTGTATCTCCCTCCCTGCCGTCGACACTTCCGACCTCCCCACCAACGGAAAGGTGCTCACCGCCATCTCAACCATCATGAGGCGCTCCGTCCAACGCCTGCGGGACCTCCTCCCCAAGATCCAGCCAATTACAGCCTTCATACTCGACGTCTTCTGCACAGACCTACTCGATGTCGCCGCAGAGCTTGAGATCCCCGCCTACATCCTCTTCACCTCGAACGCCACGGCGCTGTCTCTCTTTCTACACACGCCCATCCTTCACGAGGATATCGTAGGAGAGTACAAGCACCTGAAGGACGAGGTGAAGCTCCCCGGCTGTCTGCCCTTCCGAGGCACAGAGCTGGTAGACCCGATGCTAGACCGTCCGTCAGGATGTTGA